The following DNA comes from Enterocloster bolteae.
TCTTTCATTCTCGCATTCTACAGATTCACCACCATGGTGATGGTGGTCCCTTCACCTATTCTGGTGTCAATATCCATGGAATCAGAGTACTTCTTCATATTCGGCAGACCCATGCCGGCCCCAAAGCCCAGGGAACGGATTTCATCCGGCGCAGTGGAATAGCCTGCCTGCATGGCAAGCTTCACATCCGGTATACCCGGCCCCACGTCGGCCAGTATCATTTTAATTTTCTCCGTGGTTATCTCCACGGTAATGACACCCCCTTTGGCATGGATTACCATGTTGATTTCCCCTTCGTACATAGCTATGGCCACCTTTCGGATGGCGTCAGGGCTCACGCCCATCTGTTTCAGTTTTCGCTTCACATCGCTGCTGGCTTCACCTGCCCTTGTGAAGTCATCTGCCGATATGTCATATGTTAATACAATTGCTTCCTCCATAATTGGTTCCCTTCATTATTAAATATATTTTCTCCCGGTATCAGCCGGAACACGCTGAGCCATTCCGGGACACACTGAATCAAACACCAGGAGCATCAGATAGCCCCGCCGTGCAGCCCAGCCTGGTACAGCATACCGCAGGCGGAGAACATACGGTGGCCCGTTTCCATGACCACAAGGCCCCGGTCCCTGGCCATTTCCAACATGGATTCATCCGGTTTCTTTCCCCTAACAAAAATGATACAGACAATGTCTAACATCTCCGCTGTCCGGATAACCTGCGGATTGCACAGACCTGTCAGAAGTACGGAGTGGTCTTTGGAAAATGCCAGTACATCGCTCATCATATCTGAACCGCAGGCCGACTTTACCTCCCGATCCAGGAATTCTTCTCCTGCCAGCACTCTGGCCCCTAATACATCTCTTACATCCTTAACCGTCATACCCTTGTCTCTCCTCACTATCATTACTTGTCAATTGTACACATTTCCGTACATTATAGCATACCATCCATTTTGTGTGTTTTCAATATAATTCCGTTTTTTTACATGTTTTTTATCGTTAGAATTTTCACATTAATAGTAGATTTTTTTTCCTATACGTGATAAAATATTGATACATTGCACAATGTACAACTAGTGAGGAGGTAATAAAAAGATGGCTTGCAAAAAACAAACTGTTCCCTTTAAGGGGACGCCTGAGCAGGAAGCAGCGCTGAAATCAGCGATTGCCGAGCTGGGTGACCAGCCGGGCGCGCTGATGCCGGTTATGCAGAAGGCCCAGGAAATTTATGGTTATCTTCCTATCGAAGTGCAGACCATGATATCTGATGAGATGGGTATTCCGCTGGAAAAAGTCTACGGAGTATCCACATTTTATGCCCAGTTCGCGTTACAGCCTAAGGGTAAGTACAAGATATCTGTCTGTCTCGGTACCGCATGTTACGTAAAAGGTTCCGGTGAAATCTTCAGGAAGCTGGAAGAATTGCTGGGCATCACCAATGGTGAGTGCACAGCAGATGGCAAATTCTCCCTGGACTCCTGCCGATGCGTTGGCGCCTGCGGACTTGCGCCCGTCATGATGATTAACGGCGAGGTATACGGAAGGCTTACTGTCGATGACATACCAGGCATTTTAGCCAAGTACAACTAAGCCTATGATGACAGAGATTTCCCTGAATGTATTGGATGTATCGGAGAATTCCACACGGGCAGGCGCCTCGCTTGTGACCATTCTGGTAACCGCTGATACAAGCGCTGACAAGCTGACCATTGTCATAGCTGACAACGGATGCGGGATGACCCCTGAACAGGCAGCCCATGTAACGGATCCTTTCTTTACCACCAGGACCACCCGGAAGGTCGGGCTTGGGATTCCATTTTTCAAATATGCCGCGGAAAGCACCGGCGGCAGCTTCCATATTGAATCGGAACCAGGTAAGGGAACCACCGTGACAGCAGTCTTTGGACTGTCCCATATCGACAGGATGCCTTTGGGTGACATGAACGCCACCATACACAACTTGATCGTGTATCATCCCGATACGGATTTTCTTTATACCTATACATACAACGATGCATCATTCACCCTGGACACCAGGCAGATGAGGGAGATTCTGGGAGGAATCCCGCTCAACACCCCCGAAGTGTCCGCTTACATAATGGAATATCTGAAAGAAAATCAACAGGAAACTGACGGAGGTGCCCTGATTTAAAAGGGTATCGTCAAACATGACATGTTTCGCACGTAAGCGCCTGAAAGACAGGCGCCAGGTGCTCATAACGAGCCACTCCACTAGGTTCGTGAAACACCTCACCAAGTGGAGATGACATGTATCGCACGTAAGCGGCCAAAAGACGGCCGCCAAGTGCTCATAACGAGGAGGATAATCGCACATGAAAACTCTTGCTGAATTACAGGCAATCAGAGAAAAGATGCAGAGCCAGGTCAATATGCGTGCCGAAGACCACGATCATATCCGTGTGGTTGTAGGTATGGCTACCTGCGGTATCGCTGCCGGCGCCAGGCCGGTTCTGAATACGCTTGCTGACGAAGTCCAGAAAAGAGGACTTACCAATAAAATTTCTGTTACCCAGACAGGCTGTATCGGCTTATGCCAGTATGAACCCATTGTGGAAGTTATGGAGCCTG
Coding sequences within:
- a CDS encoding ATP-binding protein; its protein translation is MEEAIVLTYDISADDFTRAGEASSDVKRKLKQMGVSPDAIRKVAIAMYEGEINMVIHAKGGVITVEITTEKIKMILADVGPGIPDVKLAMQAGYSTAPDEIRSLGFGAGMGLPNMKKYSDSMDIDTRIGEGTTITMVVNL
- a CDS encoding sensor histidine kinase — protein: MMTEISLNVLDVSENSTRAGASLVTILVTADTSADKLTIVIADNGCGMTPEQAAHVTDPFFTTRTTRKVGLGIPFFKYAAESTGGSFHIESEPGKGTTVTAVFGLSHIDRMPLGDMNATIHNLIVYHPDTDFLYTYTYNDASFTLDTRQMREILGGIPLNTPEVSAYIMEYLKENQQETDGGALI
- a CDS encoding (2Fe-2S) ferredoxin domain-containing protein, producing the protein MKTLAELQAIREKMQSQVNMRAEDHDHIRVVVGMATCGIAAGARPVLNTLADEVQKRGLTNKISVTQTGCIGLCQYEPIVEVMEPGKDKITYVKMNADKALEVVERHLVGGHPVEKYTMGAAGLK
- a CDS encoding DRTGG domain-containing protein, with the protein product MTVKDVRDVLGARVLAGEEFLDREVKSACGSDMMSDVLAFSKDHSVLLTGLCNPQVIRTAEMLDIVCIIFVRGKKPDESMLEMARDRGLVVMETGHRMFSACGMLYQAGLHGGAI
- a CDS encoding complex I 24 kDa subunit family protein: MACKKQTVPFKGTPEQEAALKSAIAELGDQPGALMPVMQKAQEIYGYLPIEVQTMISDEMGIPLEKVYGVSTFYAQFALQPKGKYKISVCLGTACYVKGSGEIFRKLEELLGITNGECTADGKFSLDSCRCVGACGLAPVMMINGEVYGRLTVDDIPGILAKYN